A stretch of Streptomyces vietnamensis DNA encodes these proteins:
- a CDS encoding APC family permease translates to MSKLTDVPKRILIGRALRSDKLGETLLPKRIALPVFASDPLSSVAYAPGEVLLVLSVAGLSAYHFSPWIALAVVVLMFTVVASYRQNVHAYPSGGGDYEVATTNLGPKAGLTVASALLVDYVLTVAVSIASGIENLGSAVPFVVEHKVPSAIAVIVLLTLMNLRGVKESGSLFAIPTYVFVAGVFIMIAWGAWRGLVLGDTMQAPTAGFEIKAEHQGLAGFALVFLLLRAFSSGCAALTGVEAISNGVPAFRKPKSKNAATTLALMGGLAVTMFCGIIFLAMATDVRMAEKPAEQLLHNGVPVGEGYVQDPVISQVAAAVFGDGTFFFVVLAAATALVLFLAANTAYNGFPLLGSILAQDRYLPRQLHTRGDRLAFSNGIVLLAGAAALLVWIYGADSTRLIQLYIVGVFVSFTLSQIGMVRHWNRHLKEERDQAKRRHMFRSRAINAFGAFFTGLVLVVVLATKFTHGAWVALLGMVIFYVTMTAIRRHYDSVAAEIAAAEERPDEYVRPSRVRSLVLVSKLHKPTLRALAYAKLMHPGDLEALTVNVDPVETKALKEEWERRGINVPLKILDSPYREITRPVIEYVKNLRQESPRDAVSVYIPEYVVGHWYEHLLHNQSALRLKGRLLFTPGVMVTSVPYQLQSSEAAKKRARKRQEWNAPGSVRRGPVEKRQKEPTAKNN, encoded by the coding sequence GTGTCCAAACTGACCGACGTGCCCAAACGGATCCTGATCGGGCGGGCCCTGCGCAGCGACAAGCTGGGAGAGACCCTTCTCCCGAAGCGGATCGCCCTCCCCGTCTTCGCCTCCGACCCGCTGTCCTCGGTGGCGTACGCCCCCGGCGAGGTGCTGCTCGTCCTCTCCGTCGCCGGACTGTCGGCCTACCACTTCAGCCCGTGGATCGCGCTCGCGGTCGTCGTCCTGATGTTCACGGTGGTCGCCTCGTACCGGCAGAACGTGCACGCGTACCCGAGCGGCGGCGGCGACTACGAGGTCGCCACCACCAACCTCGGGCCGAAGGCCGGACTCACCGTCGCGAGCGCCCTGCTCGTCGACTACGTCCTGACCGTCGCCGTGTCGATCGCCTCGGGCATCGAGAACCTCGGCTCGGCCGTTCCCTTCGTCGTCGAGCACAAGGTGCCGTCGGCGATCGCGGTCATCGTCCTCCTCACCCTCATGAACCTCCGGGGCGTGAAGGAGTCGGGCAGCCTCTTCGCCATCCCGACGTACGTCTTCGTCGCCGGCGTCTTCATCATGATCGCCTGGGGTGCCTGGCGCGGCCTCGTCCTCGGCGACACCATGCAGGCCCCCACCGCGGGCTTCGAGATCAAGGCCGAGCACCAGGGCCTCGCCGGGTTCGCCCTGGTCTTCCTGCTGCTGCGGGCCTTCTCCTCCGGCTGTGCCGCCCTCACCGGCGTCGAGGCCATCTCCAACGGCGTCCCCGCCTTCCGCAAGCCGAAGTCGAAGAACGCCGCCACCACGCTCGCCCTCATGGGCGGCCTGGCCGTCACCATGTTCTGCGGCATCATCTTCCTGGCCATGGCCACCGACGTCCGGATGGCCGAGAAGCCCGCCGAACAGCTGCTGCACAACGGCGTCCCGGTCGGCGAGGGCTACGTCCAGGACCCGGTGATCTCCCAGGTCGCGGCCGCGGTCTTCGGCGACGGAACGTTCTTCTTCGTCGTCCTCGCCGCCGCCACCGCGCTCGTCCTCTTCCTGGCCGCCAACACCGCGTACAACGGCTTCCCGCTCCTCGGCTCGATCCTCGCCCAGGACCGCTACCTGCCGCGCCAGCTGCACACCCGCGGCGACCGCCTCGCGTTCTCCAACGGCATCGTGCTCCTCGCCGGCGCCGCCGCCCTCCTCGTCTGGATCTACGGAGCCGACTCCACCCGGCTGATCCAGCTCTACATCGTCGGCGTCTTCGTCTCCTTCACGCTCAGCCAGATCGGCATGGTCCGGCACTGGAACCGCCACCTGAAGGAGGAGCGCGACCAGGCCAAGCGCCGCCACATGTTCCGCTCCCGCGCGATCAACGCCTTCGGCGCCTTCTTCACCGGCCTCGTCCTCGTCGTCGTCCTCGCCACCAAGTTCACCCACGGCGCCTGGGTGGCCCTGCTCGGCATGGTGATCTTCTACGTGACGATGACCGCGATCCGCCGGCACTACGACTCCGTGGCCGCCGAGATCGCCGCGGCCGAGGAACGCCCCGACGAGTACGTACGCCCCTCCCGGGTCCGCTCGCTCGTCCTCGTCTCCAAGCTCCACAAGCCCACCCTGCGCGCCCTCGCGTACGCCAAGCTCATGCACCCCGGCGACCTCGAAGCGCTCACCGTCAACGTCGACCCGGTCGAGACGAAGGCGCTCAAGGAGGAGTGGGAGCGGCGCGGCATCAACGTCCCGCTCAAGATCCTCGACTCGCCGTACCGCGAGATCACCCGCCCGGTCATCGAGTACGTCAAGAACCTGCGGCAGGAGAGCCCGCGCGACGCCGTCTCCGTCTACATCCCCGAGTACGTCGTCGGCCACTGGTACGAGCACCTGCTCCACAACCAGAGCGCCCTGCGCCTCAAGGGCCGCCTGCTCTTCACCCCGGGCGTCATGGTGACCTCCGTCCCCTACCAGCTCCAGTCCTCCGAGGCCGCGAAGAAGCGGGCCAGGAAGCGCCAGGAGTGGAACGCCCCGGGCTCGGTCCGCCGCGGCCCGGTGGAGAAGCGCCAGAAGGAACCGACAGCGAAGAACAACTGA
- a CDS encoding class I SAM-dependent RNA methyltransferase, translating to MQNTPVTSLVGAEYEVEVGPVAHGGHCIARTEAGRVLFVRHALPGERVRVRVTEGEETSRFLRADAIEILDASKDRVEAPCPFAGPGKCGGCDWQHAKPGAQRRLKGEVIAEQLLRLAGLTPEQAGWDGTVMPAEGDKLPAGEVPQWRTRVQYAVDAEGHAGLRKHRSHEVEIIDHCMIAAEGVSELGIEKRTWEGMAAIEAIAASGSNDRQVILTPRPGARLPLVELDKPVSVMRVDEKDGGVHRVHGRAFVRERADDRTYRVGSGGFWQVHPKAAQTLMLAVMQGLTPRKGETALDLYCGVGLFAGALADRVGDQGAVLGIESGKRAVEDARHNLAGFPRVRIEQGKVESVLPRTGITEVDLIVLDPPRAGAGKQTVHHLAGLGARRIAYVACDPAALARDLAYFAERGYRVRTLRAFDLFPMTHHVECVAILEPVKKDA from the coding sequence ATGCAGAACACCCCTGTCACGTCGCTGGTCGGGGCGGAGTACGAGGTCGAGGTCGGCCCGGTGGCCCACGGCGGGCACTGCATCGCCCGTACCGAGGCCGGCCGGGTCCTCTTCGTCCGCCACGCGCTGCCCGGCGAGCGGGTCCGCGTACGGGTCACCGAGGGCGAGGAGACCTCCCGCTTCCTGCGCGCCGACGCGATCGAGATCCTGGACGCCTCCAAGGACCGCGTGGAGGCCCCCTGCCCCTTCGCCGGCCCCGGAAAGTGCGGCGGCTGCGACTGGCAGCACGCCAAGCCCGGCGCCCAGCGCCGCCTCAAGGGCGAGGTCATCGCCGAGCAGCTCCTGCGCCTGGCCGGGCTCACCCCGGAGCAGGCGGGCTGGGACGGCACGGTCATGCCGGCCGAGGGCGACAAGCTCCCCGCGGGCGAGGTCCCGCAGTGGCGCACCCGCGTCCAGTACGCCGTCGACGCCGAGGGCCACGCGGGCCTGCGCAAGCACCGCTCCCACGAGGTCGAGATCATCGACCACTGCATGATCGCGGCCGAGGGCGTCTCGGAACTGGGCATCGAGAAGCGCACCTGGGAGGGCATGGCCGCCATCGAGGCCATCGCCGCCTCGGGCTCGAACGACCGCCAGGTCATCCTCACCCCCCGCCCGGGCGCCCGCCTCCCCCTGGTGGAACTGGACAAGCCGGTCTCGGTCATGCGCGTCGACGAGAAGGACGGCGGCGTCCACCGCGTCCACGGCCGCGCCTTCGTCCGCGAGCGCGCCGACGACCGCACCTACCGCGTCGGCAGCGGCGGCTTCTGGCAGGTCCACCCGAAGGCCGCGCAGACCCTCATGCTCGCCGTCATGCAGGGCCTGACCCCCCGCAAGGGCGAGACGGCCCTCGACCTCTACTGCGGCGTCGGCCTCTTCGCGGGCGCCCTCGCCGACCGCGTCGGCGACCAGGGCGCGGTCCTCGGCATCGAGTCCGGCAAGCGCGCGGTCGAGGACGCCCGCCACAACCTGGCCGGCTTCCCGCGCGTCCGCATCGAACAGGGCAAGGTCGAGTCGGTCCTCCCGCGCACCGGCATCACCGAGGTCGACCTCATCGTCCTGGACCCGCCCCGCGCGGGCGCCGGCAAGCAGACGGTCCACCACCTGGCAGGCCTCGGCGCCCGCCGCATCGCCTACGTCGCCTGCGATCCGGCAGCCCTGGCCCGAGACCTCGCCTACTTCGCGGAACGCGGCTACCGCGTACGGACGCTGCGGGCGTTCGACCTGTTCCCGATGACGCACCATGTGGAGTGTGTGGCGATTCTGGAGCCGGTGAAGAAGGACGCCTGA
- a CDS encoding serine/threonine-protein kinase — MSSARSGGRVLAAHPGDPKRVGPYQIIGRLGSGGMGTVFAGLDDAGLRVAVKVVHPAQADDAEFRARFRREVQLSARVQGPCLIPLIAADAEAPSPWLATAYAPGLTLDRYIAAHGPLAGGTLYAFATGTAQALAAIHAAGVVHRDVKPQNVILTPVGPRVLDFGIAHAADGTSVTRTGILTGTPGWISPEHYRTGTTGPEGDMFVWGALVAFAATGRAPFGGGAPDAVAYRVMSEDPDLRGLPGELHAIVRSALAKEPGDRATAWDAAETCAVLLAAQATQVAPTGAESTLVGDPVAAQWAVPTLDDPNWRRPARSSRRLVGIAAVVGTVIGGLAGGALALQPDKTETTSTSSRPPVNASPSKTAIMPASASPAASSQAVVDAASSPTPANADEATIATWRAARRAKGEAEIETEAALGHDLSYGMGEDYNYGGQYDVGYAPARRELYIAISGPAVESRVVQGVAKNACLTLRMMAGIYKSLPYDEYVLVDNTTSTAPAIVWEDDFRANTGCITQTIDRTAADPGQEPSWHPTEEGLVAAQIPSVDKREIRVATEAVHQLFADWNANSRLFEDPGYISDENTSIGFAPHEGVMYVWATKPDWDQSTREEWAEAAAGVACQTVLAESRAGQRWGYAQYAVAVLDGAGGTEFLRWGTAGSCTS, encoded by the coding sequence GTGAGCAGTGCTCGTTCTGGTGGGCGGGTGCTGGCTGCCCACCCCGGTGACCCCAAGCGCGTCGGCCCCTACCAGATCATCGGGCGCCTCGGCTCAGGGGGCATGGGCACGGTGTTCGCCGGCCTCGACGACGCCGGTCTGCGGGTCGCGGTCAAGGTCGTCCACCCTGCCCAGGCGGACGACGCGGAGTTCCGGGCGCGCTTCCGCCGAGAAGTCCAGCTCTCCGCCCGTGTCCAGGGCCCCTGCCTCATACCCCTGATCGCGGCTGACGCCGAAGCACCGTCGCCGTGGCTGGCCACTGCCTATGCCCCAGGGCTCACCCTCGATCGGTACATCGCCGCGCACGGGCCGCTGGCCGGTGGAACCCTCTACGCCTTTGCTACGGGCACAGCCCAGGCCCTCGCGGCCATCCACGCCGCGGGTGTCGTCCACAGGGACGTCAAGCCGCAGAACGTCATCCTGACCCCGGTCGGTCCCCGAGTCCTGGACTTCGGCATCGCCCATGCCGCCGACGGCACATCCGTGACGCGCACCGGCATTCTGACCGGAACCCCAGGATGGATCAGCCCTGAGCACTACCGCACCGGTACGACGGGTCCCGAGGGTGACATGTTCGTCTGGGGCGCCCTCGTAGCCTTCGCGGCCACCGGTCGAGCGCCCTTCGGCGGGGGAGCCCCCGACGCGGTCGCCTACCGGGTCATGTCCGAGGATCCTGATCTGCGTGGCCTTCCTGGCGAACTCCACGCCATCGTGCGCAGCGCTCTCGCCAAGGAGCCGGGGGACCGAGCCACCGCGTGGGACGCTGCCGAGACATGTGCCGTCCTCCTCGCAGCACAGGCCACACAGGTCGCGCCGACGGGTGCGGAGTCGACACTGGTGGGCGATCCCGTCGCTGCCCAGTGGGCCGTCCCCACTCTGGACGACCCGAACTGGAGACGTCCTGCCCGTTCCAGCAGACGACTCGTCGGCATCGCGGCGGTGGTGGGCACTGTCATAGGTGGCCTGGCGGGTGGAGCGCTGGCCCTGCAGCCCGACAAGACGGAGACGACTTCGACGAGTTCCCGTCCTCCCGTCAACGCATCCCCCAGCAAGACCGCCATCATGCCGGCTTCCGCTTCACCCGCAGCAAGCTCCCAGGCTGTGGTGGACGCCGCGTCATCCCCTACTCCTGCGAACGCGGACGAGGCGACGATCGCCACGTGGCGTGCAGCTCGTCGTGCCAAAGGAGAAGCGGAGATCGAGACCGAGGCCGCACTCGGGCACGACCTCAGCTACGGCATGGGCGAGGACTACAACTACGGCGGTCAGTACGACGTGGGCTACGCCCCGGCCCGGAGAGAGCTCTACATAGCCATCAGCGGCCCGGCCGTGGAGTCTCGCGTCGTGCAGGGAGTGGCCAAGAACGCCTGCCTCACCTTGCGCATGATGGCGGGCATCTACAAGTCCCTTCCGTATGACGAGTACGTCCTGGTCGACAACACCACGTCCACGGCGCCGGCGATCGTGTGGGAGGACGACTTCCGCGCCAACACCGGCTGCATCACGCAGACCATCGACCGCACCGCCGCCGACCCCGGGCAGGAGCCGAGCTGGCACCCCACCGAAGAAGGACTGGTCGCGGCCCAGATCCCCAGCGTCGACAAACGCGAAATCAGAGTGGCAACCGAGGCGGTCCACCAGCTCTTTGCCGACTGGAACGCCAACTCCCGTCTGTTCGAAGACCCCGGCTATATCAGCGACGAGAACACCAGTATCGGCTTCGCTCCGCACGAAGGCGTGATGTACGTGTGGGCCACGAAGCCCGATTGGGACCAGAGCACGCGAGAGGAATGGGCAGAGGCCGCCGCCGGCGTGGCCTGCCAGACTGTTCTCGCGGAATCTCGCGCGGGGCAGAGATGGGGCTACGCGCAGTACGCCGTGGCGGTGCTTGACGGTGCTGGAGGTACGGAGTTCCTTCGCTGGGGCACGGCCGGCAGCTGCACGAGCTGA
- a CDS encoding IS5/IS1182 family transposase: MVTYPAALDLPHALVEWVTMLIVTREGDRRCKLRPSQRAVIALVYLREHTTYAKLAAGFRISEGTAHAYVQSVIKLLAARAPSLTQALRRARPAYVLVDGTIAECDRVGDRERDYSGKARRHGVNIQAVTDPAGELIWYSPALPGRTVDITAARTHRIVTVCERLRIPVLADKAYAGAGGTFQVPFKRHLGRPLTMRQAAVNRAHARLRFPVERAFARLKAWRIFRKARISPNRLTSITKAVLTLERRR, translated from the coding sequence TTGGTCACCTATCCTGCCGCACTCGACCTGCCGCACGCGCTCGTGGAGTGGGTCACGATGCTGATCGTCACCCGCGAGGGTGACCGCCGCTGCAAACTGCGGCCCTCGCAGCGCGCGGTCATCGCCTTGGTCTACCTGCGCGAGCACACCACCTATGCCAAGCTCGCCGCGGGCTTCCGGATCAGCGAGGGCACCGCCCACGCCTACGTACAGAGCGTGATCAAGCTCCTCGCCGCGAGGGCACCGTCCCTGACCCAGGCACTGCGCCGGGCGCGTCCCGCATACGTGTTGGTGGACGGCACCATCGCCGAGTGCGACCGGGTCGGCGATCGCGAACGGGACTACTCGGGCAAGGCCCGACGGCATGGCGTGAACATCCAGGCCGTCACCGATCCGGCGGGCGAGCTGATCTGGTACTCGCCGGCACTGCCCGGCCGCACCGTCGACATCACCGCCGCCCGCACCCACCGCATCGTCACCGTCTGTGAACGACTGCGGATCCCCGTCCTCGCCGACAAGGCCTACGCAGGGGCCGGCGGAACGTTCCAGGTGCCGTTCAAACGCCACCTCGGACGCCCTCTCACCATGAGACAAGCAGCCGTCAACCGTGCACACGCACGACTCCGCTTCCCGGTCGAGCGGGCCTTCGCCCGCCTCAAGGCCTGGCGGATCTTCCGCAAAGCCCGCATCAGCCCCAACCGACTCACGTCAATCACCAAGGCCGTTCTCACCCTCGAGCGGCGACGCTGA
- a CDS encoding low temperature requirement protein A, translated as MSSASFASVRRSVAPLELFFDLVFVFAVGQLAHHLHDELSWRGAAETAVMLVAVLSTWALTSFDATFLDVARPRTRWLVLVVMGLGLFMNAQIPHAFADRPWAFAIPLVVILLLVDVFAAVTAPTPVLRRHYRRVTAWAVVSVPLWLTGAAMDHGPRLAWWAAAAAVDMLGVWLAHPLPRDRLSSRGLVFDAEHMVERIRLFIIIQLGETVLTIGTAISAAPVDAATVTAGLGVFVALVCLCASYFQGGEDILARHIATTTDKLLPVRRAVSGQYPTLAGLVALAVGAELAISHPTGHGSTTLSLLLFGGPILYVITQAWWYRASTGQAWGARLLACLAFALAGGVTLRLPPLASVLILDLVLIALVVTLREVHRRVLSGMTAGTGA; from the coding sequence ATGAGCAGCGCGTCGTTCGCCTCCGTGCGCCGCAGCGTCGCGCCGCTGGAGCTCTTCTTCGACCTGGTCTTCGTCTTCGCCGTCGGACAGCTCGCCCACCACCTGCACGACGAGCTCTCCTGGCGCGGGGCCGCCGAGACCGCGGTGATGCTCGTCGCCGTCCTCAGCACCTGGGCCCTGACCAGCTTCGACGCCACCTTCCTCGACGTCGCCAGGCCCCGGACCCGGTGGCTGGTCCTGGTGGTGATGGGGCTGGGTCTGTTCATGAACGCCCAGATCCCGCACGCCTTCGCCGACCGGCCGTGGGCCTTCGCGATCCCGCTGGTCGTCATCCTGCTCCTGGTCGACGTCTTCGCCGCCGTGACCGCCCCGACCCCCGTCCTTCGCCGGCACTACCGCCGCGTGACGGCCTGGGCCGTCGTATCGGTGCCGCTGTGGCTGACCGGCGCGGCCATGGACCACGGACCGCGCCTGGCCTGGTGGGCGGCGGCAGCCGCCGTCGACATGCTGGGTGTCTGGCTGGCCCACCCCCTGCCGCGCGACCGGCTCTCCTCACGGGGCCTGGTCTTCGACGCCGAACACATGGTGGAACGGATCCGCCTGTTCATCATCATCCAGCTCGGCGAGACGGTCCTCACCATCGGCACGGCGATCTCGGCAGCCCCGGTGGACGCGGCGACCGTGACGGCCGGCCTCGGCGTCTTCGTCGCCCTCGTGTGCCTGTGCGCCAGCTACTTCCAGGGCGGCGAGGACATCCTCGCCCGGCACATCGCCACCACCACCGACAAACTGCTGCCGGTCCGCCGCGCCGTCAGCGGCCAGTACCCCACCCTGGCCGGCCTCGTCGCCCTCGCGGTCGGCGCCGAACTCGCCATCAGCCACCCCACCGGCCACGGCAGCACCACCCTCAGCCTGCTCCTCTTCGGCGGCCCGATCCTCTACGTCATCACCCAGGCCTGGTGGTACCGCGCCTCCACCGGACAGGCCTGGGGCGCCCGCCTCCTCGCCTGCCTCGCCTTCGCCCTCGCTGGCGGCGTCACCCTCCGGCTCCCCCCGCTGGCCTCGGTCCTCATCCTGGACCTCGTCCTCATCGCCCTCGTCGTCACCCTGCGGGAGGTACACCGCCGGGTCCTCTCGGGGATGACCGCCGGAACGGGCGCATAG
- a CDS encoding MarR family winged helix-turn-helix transcriptional regulator: MTATDPALTALASGWAALSLLHGRIETRIERALQSRYSLSVREYALLDVLSRQHDGEGGHLQMKQVADAVVLSQSATTRLVSRLEDRGLLARYLCPTDRRGIYTDVTGTGLALLTEARPTHDATCREALDEAATHPELASLAEAVRAVRTPPTP; the protein is encoded by the coding sequence ATGACCGCCACCGATCCCGCGCTCACCGCCCTCGCCAGCGGATGGGCCGCCCTGTCGCTGCTGCACGGCAGGATCGAGACGCGCATCGAGCGCGCCCTGCAGTCCCGGTACAGCCTGAGCGTGCGGGAGTACGCACTCCTCGACGTCCTCAGCCGACAGCACGACGGCGAAGGCGGCCACCTGCAGATGAAGCAGGTCGCCGACGCGGTCGTCCTGAGCCAGAGCGCCACCACGCGCCTGGTCAGCCGACTGGAGGACCGCGGCCTGCTGGCCCGGTACCTCTGCCCGACGGACCGCCGCGGCATCTACACCGACGTCACGGGCACCGGTCTCGCACTCCTGACGGAGGCCCGGCCGACGCACGACGCCACCTGCCGCGAGGCGCTCGACGAAGCCGCCACGCATCCGGAGCTGGCGTCGCTCGCCGAGGCGGTCCGAGCGGTCAGAACACCGCCCACCCCATGA
- a CDS encoding SRPBCC family protein: MASTSVSRVVPATPQQVWNLIGGFDALPDWLPYIPESTALEGGRVRRLTNPDGDVIIERLVDFDEAERHYSYAILEAPFPVDGYVSTLRVHTVPGRDDLAEVQWSGRFNPKGATEQEVVDLFTGIYADGLDALHETLAA, encoded by the coding sequence ATGGCTTCCACGTCCGTCTCCCGCGTCGTCCCCGCCACCCCCCAGCAGGTCTGGAACCTCATCGGCGGCTTCGACGCCCTCCCGGACTGGCTCCCCTACATCCCCGAGAGCACCGCGCTCGAAGGCGGCCGCGTCCGCCGCCTGACCAACCCCGACGGCGACGTCATCATCGAGCGCCTCGTGGACTTCGACGAGGCCGAACGCCACTACAGCTACGCCATCCTCGAAGCGCCGTTCCCCGTCGACGGATACGTCTCCACCCTCCGCGTCCACACGGTCCCCGGCCGCGACGACCTCGCCGAGGTCCAGTGGTCCGGACGCTTCAACCCCAAGGGCGCCACCGAGCAGGAAGTCGTCGACCTGTTCACCGGCATCTACGCCGACGGCCTCGACGCCCTGCACGAGACCCTCGCCGCCTGA
- a CDS encoding aldo/keto reductase produces the protein MSLKNLLPGRLGFGTAPLGNMFRAIPDDEARATVEAAWDHGIRFYDTAPFYGAGLAEERLGEVLAGKPRDEYVLSTKVGRVVLDEHETDVPDFGEKGGLFEHGNPNRILHEWTADATERSIEGSLKRLGTDRLDIVWVHDIAQDFHGDAWLQKFEEARTGAFRVLSRLRDEGVIKAWGLGVNKTEPIELTLALDEPQPDGFLLAGRYTLLDHEHALTRLLPMAQEQGVDMVVGGPYSSGILAGGTHFEYQQAPAEIVERVGKLKALAEKHAVSIKAAALQFSLAHPASAAVIPGATRPSRIAEDTAALNETVPAAFWTDLRAAGLVSPAAPLPNNA, from the coding sequence ATGTCGCTCAAGAACCTCCTTCCCGGCCGTCTCGGCTTCGGCACCGCCCCGCTCGGCAACATGTTCCGCGCCATCCCCGACGACGAGGCCCGCGCCACCGTCGAGGCCGCCTGGGACCACGGCATCCGCTTCTACGACACCGCCCCCTTCTACGGCGCCGGCCTCGCCGAGGAGCGGCTCGGTGAGGTCCTCGCCGGCAAGCCCCGCGACGAGTACGTCCTGTCCACCAAGGTCGGCCGGGTCGTCCTCGACGAGCACGAGACGGACGTCCCCGACTTCGGCGAGAAGGGCGGCCTGTTCGAGCACGGCAACCCGAACAGGATCCTCCACGAGTGGACCGCCGACGCCACCGAGCGCTCCATCGAGGGCAGCCTCAAGCGCCTGGGCACCGACCGGCTCGACATCGTCTGGGTCCACGACATCGCCCAGGACTTCCACGGCGACGCCTGGCTGCAGAAGTTCGAGGAGGCCCGCACCGGCGCCTTCCGCGTCCTGTCCCGGCTGCGCGACGAAGGCGTCATCAAGGCCTGGGGTCTCGGCGTCAACAAGACCGAGCCCATCGAGCTGACCCTCGCCCTCGACGAGCCGCAGCCCGACGGCTTCCTCCTCGCCGGCCGCTACACCCTCCTCGACCACGAGCACGCCCTCACCCGCCTGCTGCCCATGGCGCAGGAGCAGGGCGTCGACATGGTCGTCGGCGGCCCGTACAGCTCCGGCATCCTCGCCGGCGGCACCCACTTCGAGTACCAGCAGGCCCCGGCCGAGATCGTCGAGCGCGTCGGGAAGCTGAAGGCGCTGGCCGAGAAGCACGCCGTGAGCATCAAGGCCGCCGCCCTGCAGTTCTCCCTCGCCCACCCGGCGTCCGCCGCCGTCATCCCCGGCGCCACCCGGCCCAGCCGCATCGCCGAGGACACCGCGGCCCTGAACGAGACCGTCCCGGCCGCGTTCTGGACCGACCTCCGGGCCGCCGGCCTGGTCAGCCCGGCCGCCCCGCTCCCGAACAACGCCTGA
- a CDS encoding TetR/AcrR family transcriptional regulator translates to MPRADAVRNRRLLMDAAAAEFAENGMDVSITRIATRAGVGKGTVFRHFDTKEQLLAEVFSDRLEELVAVGRRLTEADDAEAALFEFMTTGVEIHVRDRSFCQAAAALSPSEASVRASRERVAEVADTLVDRAREAGAVRDDVTGLDIVLLLSAAAQAVLSIDEDPQGSLWQRYLALIIDGLRPQGAHPLPVPAPTLGRFTG, encoded by the coding sequence ATGCCCAGAGCCGACGCCGTACGCAACAGACGCCTGCTGATGGACGCCGCCGCGGCGGAGTTCGCCGAGAACGGCATGGACGTGTCGATCACCCGCATCGCCACGCGCGCCGGGGTGGGCAAGGGCACGGTGTTCCGCCACTTCGACACCAAGGAACAGCTCCTCGCCGAGGTCTTCAGCGACCGGCTGGAGGAACTGGTAGCCGTCGGACGGCGACTGACCGAGGCGGACGACGCCGAGGCGGCGCTCTTCGAGTTCATGACGACGGGCGTGGAGATCCACGTCCGCGACCGCTCGTTCTGCCAGGCCGCCGCGGCCCTCTCGCCCAGCGAGGCCAGCGTCCGCGCCTCCCGCGAACGCGTCGCCGAAGTGGCGGACACGCTCGTCGACCGCGCCCGGGAAGCCGGGGCCGTACGCGACGACGTCACCGGCCTCGACATCGTGCTCCTGCTCAGCGCCGCCGCACAGGCCGTGCTCAGCATCGACGAGGACCCGCAGGGCTCGCTGTGGCAGCGCTACCTCGCCCTGATCATCGACGGCCTCCGCCCCCAGGGCGCCCACCCGCTCCCCGTCCCGGCCCCCACCCTCGGCCGGTTCACGGGCTGA
- a CDS encoding zinc-binding dehydrogenase — protein sequence MRALIVDRSTSGGLRLAADTPAPVPAPHQALIRVRSISLNPAEFRYVLPGAPDGAVIGWDAAGVVERAAADGSGPAAGTPVITLGMTGAWGELRAVDTALIGTVPDGADLGPMSTLPVAATTALRALRKLGPILGRRVLITGAAGAVGRYAVQLAARGGAHVIATTRNPDHAEQIRALGAHEVVTSPADVSIPVHGVLDLVGGASLAPAYQALGEGGILVTAGGASSAASAFEPGSLMSDPLRHDRSIVTFFLMSGDGIDADLTWLASELATGALRPHIAWRGDWTDAAETIGAVRESRLPGKAVLDLS from the coding sequence ATGCGTGCCCTCATCGTCGACCGCTCCACCTCCGGCGGGCTCCGCCTGGCGGCTGACACGCCCGCCCCCGTACCCGCGCCCCACCAGGCCCTGATCCGGGTCCGGTCGATCTCCCTCAACCCCGCCGAGTTCCGGTACGTGCTTCCCGGCGCGCCCGACGGCGCGGTGATCGGCTGGGACGCGGCCGGAGTCGTCGAGCGGGCCGCCGCGGACGGCTCGGGACCGGCCGCCGGCACCCCGGTGATCACCCTCGGCATGACCGGGGCCTGGGGCGAGCTGCGTGCCGTCGACACCGCGCTGATCGGAACCGTCCCCGACGGCGCCGACCTCGGCCCGATGAGCACCCTGCCCGTCGCCGCCACCACCGCGCTGCGCGCCCTGCGCAAGCTCGGCCCGATCCTGGGCCGGCGCGTCCTGATCACCGGCGCCGCCGGAGCCGTCGGCCGTTACGCCGTGCAGCTCGCGGCCCGCGGCGGCGCCCACGTGATCGCCACCACCCGCAACCCGGACCACGCGGAGCAGATACGGGCCCTTGGCGCGCACGAGGTCGTCACCAGCCCCGCCGACGTCTCCATCCCGGTCCACGGCGTTCTCGACCTGGTCGGCGGAGCGTCTCTCGCTCCCGCCTACCAGGCCCTGGGCGAGGGCGGCATCCTCGTGACCGCCGGAGGCGCCTCCTCGGCGGCCTCCGCCTTCGAGCCGGGCAGCCTGATGTCCGACCCGCTGCGCCACGACCGATCGATCGTCACCTTCTTCCTCATGAGCGGCGACGGCATCGACGCCGACCTGACCTGGCTCGCCTCCGAGCTGGCGACCGGCGCGCTGCGTCCGCACATCGCCTGGCGCGGCGACTGGACCGACGCCGCCGAGACCATCGGCGCCGTACGGGAAAGCCGCCTGCCCGGCAAGGCCGTTCTGGACCTGTCCTGA